A single Vulcanisaeta distributa DSM 14429 DNA region contains:
- a CDS encoding NAD-dependent epimerase/dehydratase family protein, with amino-acid sequence MKILVTGSSGFLGRNIVNCMRSKGHDARGLDIVKAETTDYIIDITRRDDVIGLSKEGFDAIVHLAAYPNPRSFTNAGALKGLDVNVVGTINMLELARILNARFLLYSTSNVYGKPTKLPVTEDDPLRPFEGYGWSKVAAEAVSMSYHVVHKVPVTIFRLWKPYGPHDNGVVGIFITRALKNEDLVVNNGGVDTTDFLYVEDLCDATELALRKDDAVGQAFNIGLGVETSILDLARIIVKLVGSNSKINVQPRTSEPFRSYPDVSKAMRILGFKPKYDLVSGLRATIDWFRRNL; translated from the coding sequence ATGAAAATATTAGTGACAGGTTCCTCAGGATTCCTAGGGAGGAACATAGTTAATTGCATGAGGTCTAAGGGCCATGACGCGAGGGGTCTCGATATTGTTAAGGCGGAGACTACGGACTACATAATCGATATAACAAGGCGAGATGATGTTATTGGGCTTTCTAAAGAGGGGTTTGACGCAATTGTCCACTTGGCAGCATACCCGAACCCAAGGTCATTCACGAACGCGGGCGCCCTTAAGGGCCTTGATGTAAATGTTGTTGGTACAATAAACATGCTTGAGCTCGCAAGGATACTAAATGCCAGGTTCCTACTTTACTCAACATCTAACGTTTACGGTAAGCCCACTAAATTGCCCGTCACTGAGGATGACCCATTAAGGCCCTTCGAGGGGTATGGTTGGAGTAAGGTCGCTGCCGAGGCCGTATCGATGTCCTATCACGTTGTTCATAAGGTTCCAGTAACGATATTTAGGCTGTGGAAGCCCTATGGCCCTCATGATAATGGCGTTGTCGGAATATTCATAACGAGGGCATTAAAAAATGAGGACCTGGTAGTTAATAATGGTGGTGTTGATACCACGGATTTCCTCTATGTTGAGGATTTATGTGATGCCACGGAACTAGCACTTAGGAAGGATGATGCGGTCGGTCAAGCCTTCAATATCGGGCTCGGCGTTGAGACATCAATACTAGATTTAGCCAGAATAATAGTTAAGCTAGTTGGTTCGAATTCCAAAATTAATGTGCAACCAAGGACCTCCGAGCCATTTAGGAGTTACCCAGACGTTAGCAAGGCCATGAGGATCCTCGGCTTTAAACCTAAATATGACTTAGTAAGTGGATTAAGAGCCACCATTGATTGGTTTAGGCGAAATCTATGA
- a CDS encoding DUF354 domain-containing protein, whose protein sequence is MVIKAWFDALTAKQARIAAVLSMEGRRNNINFMITCRKYDYVEEVLDMFNLHYECVGYHGESPREKLLRGIERQLALLDVVRDFDVHVSLTSPDAIRVAFGLGKPIIALTDTAHSYFVNKLTLPLANTVIAPSAIPMSEWGRYIPSAEIDKVRTFDGIFELMWINRFKPSGDSINKLGLKSREFVVIRFEESRASYYGYGDKSRILIRMARKVLEDGYYVVMFPRYPYQEELIKSELGLFLKLGKLIIPRNMKLDGLDLSWHARLVITGGSTMAHEAALLGTPAISYFPQHYYIDDYLMSKGLPLYRCVDEDCLTVLDSILKSDTTHVDTSSVLSRMEDPTGLIINEIKRLTNEDK, encoded by the coding sequence ATGGTTATTAAGGCATGGTTCGACGCATTAACGGCTAAGCAGGCAAGGATTGCCGCAGTATTGAGCATGGAGGGTAGAAGGAATAATATAAATTTCATGATAACGTGCAGGAAGTACGATTATGTTGAGGAGGTCCTAGACATGTTTAACCTGCATTATGAGTGTGTTGGTTACCATGGCGAGAGTCCCAGGGAGAAGTTGCTAAGGGGCATTGAGAGGCAACTAGCATTGCTTGATGTGGTTAGGGATTTCGATGTTCACGTATCATTGACATCACCAGACGCGATTAGGGTTGCCTTTGGTCTTGGTAAGCCAATAATAGCATTGACGGATACGGCTCACTCGTACTTCGTTAATAAACTAACACTGCCGTTAGCGAATACCGTGATAGCACCATCGGCTATACCAATGAGTGAGTGGGGCCGTTATATACCCAGTGCTGAGATTGATAAGGTTAGGACCTTTGATGGCATCTTTGAACTCATGTGGATTAATAGATTCAAGCCGAGCGGTGACTCTATTAATAAGCTTGGGCTTAAGAGTAGGGAGTTTGTCGTCATTAGGTTTGAGGAGTCCAGGGCATCTTATTACGGCTACGGGGATAAATCGCGGATATTAATTAGAATGGCGAGGAAAGTGCTTGAGGATGGTTATTACGTGGTTATGTTCCCAAGATACCCGTACCAGGAGGAGTTAATAAAGTCCGAGCTTGGCCTTTTCCTTAAGCTTGGTAAGTTGATAATACCGAGGAACATGAAGCTAGACGGCCTTGACTTATCGTGGCATGCAAGGCTCGTGATCACAGGCGGCTCAACAATGGCTCATGAAGCAGCGTTGCTGGGTACGCCAGCCATTAGCTACTTCCCACAGCATTACTACATAGATGATTACCTAATGAGTAAGGGATTACCGCTTTATAGGTGCGTTGATGAGGATTGCCTAACGGTGCTTGATTCAATTCTTAAATCAGACACAACACATGTTGATACAAGCTCAGTACTAAGTAGAATGGAGGACCCAACGGGACTCATTATCAATGAAATAAAGAGGCTCACGAACGAGGATAAGTAA